In Oncorhynchus masou masou isolate Uvic2021 chromosome 31, UVic_Omas_1.1, whole genome shotgun sequence, the sequence GCGACATCTTCCATCTCTGGATGAGGTATGTTTTCTCAGccatatcctgcgccggctccaCACTTCCCTCATTTTAGCAGCCGTGCGTTCTGACCTGAGTTTTTGTATTTACTGCCTGAATCTCAGGTCAGAACGATCTGGCTAgtattggctcaaacacattttcTTTTTACCACTAGCACCCATTTTTGCATTGTTCAACCCTGACTGTAACTGAATCAATTGTAACAAAGGGCATTGCTGTCCTCATTAAAACCAAATGCTCTATTTCagttccccctcttcctctccccgctCTGCGCCTCATGGTCCCACCACTGCGCCTGGTCTCAGCAGCCATCTGGCAAACAATCCAGCAGAGTCACGTGATGGATTATGGGATGCTGGAGGAGTTTGTTACCATGGTCACAGATGTGGTTCCAGAGCTTCTGACTGACAGTCAGAGGGCCCAACTTATTCTGGGTCTTCGAGCacgggtgagagggagggacggagctAGTGCTCTTGTGCGGAAAGATGAGATGAACATATTTAGTCATGCATGTCGTCCCCTCTACATTTTCTGACTTGGATGCTCTGCTTTCAGCTGGTCCTGGAGTTGTGTCGCTCGAAGCCGTTCACAGACCTCCAGACCATTCAGCCACACCTGGACAGGATAAAGACCCTTACACCTCTCTGGGGGACACAGGTGAGCTCCTCACGGGCAGAGAATCCGCTAATGTCTGTCGGTCATAAATATTTCTGATATGACTGATCCATTAGGTCAAACATATGCAGCATAAATGAAAAGCTATCATTTAGGATGTCCTGATATAAGGCAACATTTATATTCTGTGTTTAAGGCTGATGCAGAGGTGGGATTATCTGAATCCAGCTTCCTGGGGCTGGTTCAAACCCTTCTTAAAGACCCAGATGAGAGGGAACATTTCTTCCAGGTCAGTGGGTATGGAATAGTTGTCAGTTCCATGTGACTGTATGTTTCCACAAatgaaaaataatttattatttaTCACAAATGAAAAAGATTATTTAATAGATGGCTTATATTCCTTTACTCATAGGAATATGAGTAAaaatatcatcctgaccaacctgccttctaaatacacctctgctgtcttcaaccaggatctcagcgatcactgcctcattgcctgcgtccgtaatgggtccgcggtcaaacgaccacccctcatcactgtcaaacgctccctgaaacacttcagcaagcaggcctttctaatcgacttggtccgggtatcctggaaggatattgacctcatcccgtcagaggatgcctggttgttcttttaaaagtgctttcctcaccatcttaaataagcatgccccattcaaaaaatgtagaactaagaacagatatagtccTTGCTCTATCGTCTTCgctcttgaccagcacaaaaacatcctgtggcatactgcattagcatcaaatagccaccgcgatatgcaacttttcagggaagttaggaaccaatatacacaggcagttaggaaagcaaaggctagctttttcaaacagaaatttgcatcctgtagcgcaaactccaaaaagttattggatactgtaaagtccattgagaataagagcacctcctcccagctgcccactgcactgaggctaggaaacacagccaccactgataaatctacgataatcgagaatttcaataagcatttttatacggctggccatgctttccacctgcctcccccatttcaccttcacccaaatccagatagctgatgctctgaaagagctgcaaaatctgaacccctacaaatcagctgggctagacaatctggaccttctctttctaaaattatccactgcaattgttgcaacccctattactagcctgttcaacctctatttcgtatcgtctgagatccctaaagattggaaagctgccgcggttatccccctcttcaaagggggagacactctagatccaaactgttagacctatatccatcctgccctgcctttctaaggtcttcaaaagccaagttaacaaacagatccccgaccatttcgaatcccaccgtaccttctcccctATGCAATCTGGTTGCCGAACTGGTTATGGGTGCTGCTCaaccatgctcaaggtcctaatcgatatcataaccgccatcgataagagacaatattgtgcagccgtattcatcgacctgaccaaggctttcgactctgtcactcaccgcattcttatcggcagactcaacagccttggcttctcaaatgactgcctcgcctggttcaccaactacttctcagagttcagtgtgtcaaatcggaaggcctgttgtccggacctctggcagtctctatgggggtgccacagggttcaattcttgggccgatgTATACATGAATGATGTCGCTCttactgctggtgattctctgttccacctctacgcagacgacaccattctgtatacttctggcccttctttggacactgtgttaacaaacttcCAGATGAGCTtgaatgccatacaactctccttccgtagcTTCCAACTGCTTTTATATGCAAGTAAAACTaattgcatgctcttcaaccgatagctactcgcccgtctagcatcactactctggatggttctgacttagtatatgtggacaactacaaatacctaggtgtctggctagactgtaaactctccttccagactcgcattaagcatctccaatcctaaattaaatctagaatcggcctcccatttcacaacaaagcatccttcactcatgctgccaaacatacccttgaaaaactgactgtcctaccgatccttgactttggtgatgtcatttacaaaatagtctccaaAGCAAATTCGATGTAGTCTGAGTAGagatatcacagtgccatccgttttgtcaccaaagccccatatactacccaccactgcgacctatgctctcgttggctggccctcgcttcatattcgacgccaaacccactggctccaggtcatctataagtctttgcaaggtaaagccctgccttatctcagctcactggtcaccatagcagcacacacTCCAggaggtatatttcactggtcatccccaaagccaacttctcctttggccacctttatttccagttctctgctgccaattgcAAAAATCAcggaagctggagactcatatctccctcactaactttaagcatcagctgtcagcgCAGCGTACCGATCAtttacctgtacacagccaatctgtaaagagcccacccaactaccccatccccatgttatttattttttgctcctttgcaccccagtatctctacttgtacatctatcactccagtgtttaattgctaaattgtaattatttctatggcctatttattgtgtctatatatatatatatatatatatatgtgtgtggtgtgtgtgtggtgtgtgtatatgtatatatacagtgccatgcgaaagtattcggcccccttgaactttgcgacctttcgccacatttcaggcttcaaacataaagatataaaactgtatttttttgtgaagaatcaacaacaagtgggacacaatcatgaagtggaacgacatttattggatatttcaaacttttttaacaaatcaaaaactgaaaaattgggcgtgcaaaattattcagcccctttactttcagtgcagcaaactctctccagaggagcactgtgcaagcgataatattgaaatggaaggagtatcagaccactgcaaatctaccaagacctggccgtccctttaaactttcagctcatacaaggagaagactgatcagagatgcagccaagaggcccatgatcactctggatgaactgcagagatctacagctgaggtgggagactctgtccataggacaacaatcagtcgtatattgcacaaatctggcctttatggaagagtggcaagaagaaagccatttcttaaagatatccataaaaagtgctgtttaaagtttgccacaagccacctgggagacacaccaaacatgtggaagaaggtgctctggtcagatgaaaccaaaattgaactttttggcaacaatgcaaaacgttatgtttggtgtaaaagcaacacagctcatcaccctgaacacaccatacccactgtcaaacatggtggtggcagcatcatggtttgggcctgcttttcttcagcagggacagggaagatgggaagatggatggtgccaaatacaggaccattctggaagaaaacctgatggagtctgcaaaagacctgagactgggacggagatttgtcttccaacaagacaatgatccaaaacataaagcaaaatctacaatggaattgttcaaaaataaacatatccagctgttagaatggccaagtcaaagtccagacctgaatccaatcgagaacctgtggaaataactgaaaactgctgttcacaaatgctctccatccaacctccctgagctcgagctgttttgcaaggaggaaagggaaacaatttcagtctctcgatgtgcaaaactgatcgagacataccccaagcgacttacagctgtaatcgcagcgaaaggtggcgctacaaagtattaacttaagagggctgaataattttgcacgcccaatttttcagtttttgatttgttaaaaaggtttgaaatatccaataaatgtcgttccacttcatgattgtgtcccactcgttgttgattcttcacaaaaaaatacagttttatatctttatgtttgaagtctgaaatgtggcaaaaggtcgcaaagttcaagggggccgaatactttcgcaaggcactgtgtgtgtgtgtatattttatttatttatttatttcctattgtgttattgacagtacgtttgtttatcccatgtgttcTTTTTgctgcactgctttgctttatcttgaccaggtcgcagttgtaaatgagaacttgttctcaactggcctacctggtgaaataatacaattttaaaaactcTGTTTTAGGATGTTTTTCCTGTAGAATTTGGTTCCAGTTATGATGCAGCCATACAGAAACTCATGTGGCAATTCCTTTCGAGACTGGAGAAGCTACTTCCTGTGTCAAACTTCCAACAGGTACTAGTAGAAATACAATTATACAGAGGAACCATGGGCTTGACACTTACGCAATTGTGAATTCTACCTATATTCCTTCTAACTCTGTATTCCTCATTGTGTCAGGCTGCCTTGCTGCTCAGcgactctccctctcttctggaGGAATGTGTTCAGTCTGTGTCTCACCCTCAGCAGCTGAAAACCCTGCTTCAGTACCACAGAGACCTTGGCCAGCTGGACAACCATGGTAGGCAATTTCACAGGACCCATATAGATGTTGGCTTTTCTTCTGTAGGGACAAAAACATTTTCACTATACAAAGTTTCTTTCATTTATCCTCTTCCCTTTCTAGATACTCTGTCTTCTTCCGATGGGGACTGCATTctctcagctctctgtctccctccagtaGAAAGGGTGGTGATTGCAACTGAACAGACAGATTCAGAAACACACGTATCATCCTTGAACGTCTTTATGGATACATTCACCAAAGAGTTGGAGGTGGACTCTGCAACACTGGCAAAGTACACAGAGCTGGAACCCGGGATGAATGTGGATGTAATAGCAGAGGATAGGGTGGAATGTAAGAGAAAGGAAAAAGCATCCTCTGTTATTAATGACGAGGAAGAGGATAATTCAGAGTTTGCTGAGACTGAAGAGGTGGAACCAGCGTATGAAACAGTGTTGGTTTTAGGGGAAGATGGGAAGATGGCACCTTTAGTCAAAACCAATAAACTCAAAGGGCTCAAAAGAGACAGAATTGACACCAGTGGCATGCCTGATGGAAAAAAACACAGAACACCTAGCCCTCCACAAATGAAAAGCATAGACCTGTCTGATACGATCATATCGTCCATGCTTCACAAGCCCTCAGTGGAGCTACAAAGGATTGACACCGCTAACCTGACGTTGCCCTTAGAACCAGTGAGAAGAAACAGGGGTCGTAAGATGAAGACATTGCTAGCACGAGAATTGAAGCAAACCAAAACTGAATTTTCAGAACAGAAAAAACGTGTCTGCAAGAGAGTTAAAATACCCCAAAACCCCAATATGTGCACAGTGTGTGGACGTGTCTTATCCCGCTTTTCAGACATGAAAAAGCACATGCAGACCCATAAGAACGGTCGCACCTATCAGTGTCGCAATTGTCAGAAGACTTTCAAGCACTTGTACACTTTGCAAACTCACAGAAAGTCATGTCTGTTTGGAACTGGGCAACAAGAGGAGATTCCCTCTGTAGAGGGCAGTAGTGTTCCATTTACTATGTGTGAGGCAGAATTCGCACAATCCTCAATAGACCGTAGAACATGCAAGGTGTGCGGCAAGATTGTGCATCGCATTGGATACTTGAGTACCCACATGAAGATTCACTCTGCGAATCGTCACTATTCACTCGGAGAAGCAAAAGCAGTCCAGAAAGCATCACCTAAGGGAGAAGACACCGAGCCGTCCAGTGGTGTTACTATTGAGGCAACGCCTGAGGACAGTGACTCATCCTCCACCAGTACTCCCCAGGACCCATCTTACGACCCAGAACTCAGCCAGATCAAAAGACCAAAGTGCTCCAGCACAGCAAAGAAGTCAAATCGAAAAACCTTCCAAAAACCAAAACATATGTGCCGTATTTGTGGTAAATACGTGACTGCTGGAGCCTTTGAATATCACATGAGAACTCACTCAGGCGAGCGCCCTTTCTCCTGCCCTCATCCTCAGTGTGGGATGAAGTTCATACACAGCGGAGGTTTGCGGGTCCATCTCAGACGCTATTGCAAGGTTCGGACAGTTGACGCTGCTGAGCTCGACAGCTTCAACATACGTTTTGAGTGTGACAAATGTGAGAAGACATTCACGATCCAATCAAAACTGAGGAAACACAAACTTATCCACGGCCCGCTCTACTGCACAGGGTGCAGGAAGGTATTGCCTGACTTAGAAACTTTAACCAGACACAAGCTTTGGCACAGGCCCGTTCAGTGCAGCATGTGTGAGGAGAGCTTCATGCTCACAAACCTCAGAACACACTATCTGGATGTCCATAAGTTCAGCGGACCGTTCGTCTGCACCCACTGTCCGAAAAGCTACAAGAAGTTCCATTCCCTCATCAAACACGAGATGGTTCACACCGGGAACCTCCCCTTACAGTGCTCCCAGTGTCCAAAGAGATTCATCTACAATTACGACCTAGTTGAACACGAGAAAAGGCACTCTGACGACAGGCCTTGTCTCTGCTGGGAGTGTGGCAAGGCCTTCTGTACCAACATTGACCTGAAACAACACATGCAGAATAGCCACGGTGAAAAATCCACAGAGTGTCGTTTCCCGTGTCGCCATTGTGGGA encodes:
- the LOC135523727 gene encoding zinc finger protein 420-like; protein product: MRGHVSVKNVPPLPLPALRLMVPPLRLVSAAIWQTIQQSHVMDYGMLEEFVTMVTDVVPELLTDSQRAQLILGLRARLVLELCRSKPFTDLQTIQPHLDRIKTLTPLWGTQADAEVGLSESSFLGLVQTLLKDPDEREHFFQDVFPVEFGSSYDAAIQKLMWQFLSRLEKLLPVSNFQQAALLLSDSPSLLEECVQSVSHPQQLKTLLQYHRDLGQLDNHDTLSSSDGDCILSALCLPPVERVVIATEQTDSETHVSSLNVFMDTFTKELEVDSATLAKYTELEPGMNVDVIAEDRVECKRKEKASSVINDEEEDNSEFAETEEVEPAYETVLVLGEDGKMAPLVKTNKLKGLKRDRIDTSGMPDGKKHRTPSPPQMKSIDLSDTIISSMLHKPSVELQRIDTANLTLPLEPVRRNRGRKMKTLLARELKQTKTEFSEQKKRVCKRVKIPQNPNMCTVCGRVLSRFSDMKKHMQTHKNGRTYQCRNCQKTFKHLYTLQTHRKSCLFGTGQQEEIPSVEGSSVPFTMCEAEFAQSSIDRRTCKVCGKIVHRIGYLSTHMKIHSANRHYSLGEAKAVQKASPKGEDTEPSSGVTIEATPEDSDSSSTSTPQDPSYDPELSQIKRPKCSSTAKKSNRKTFQKPKHMCRICGKYVTAGAFEYHMRTHSGERPFSCPHPQCGMKFIHSGGLRVHLRRYCKVRTVDAAELDSFNIRFECDKCEKTFTIQSKLRKHKLIHGPLYCTGCRKVLPDLETLTRHKLWHRPVQCSMCEESFMLTNLRTHYLDVHKFSGPFVCTHCPKSYKKFHSLIKHEMVHTGNLPLQCSQCPKRFIYNYDLVEHEKRHSDDRPCLCWECGKAFCTNIDLKQHMQNSHGEKSTECRFPCRHCGKPFRLSNSRANHEKTKHGGVRYPCTYCGKQFVCANALKRHDLIHTGERPFKCNHKSCDKAFRSRAELRIHTRYHTGERPFKCNVCGKGFVQANYLTTHYRTHTGEKPYSCSVCDKSFNYHDSLKRHMSTHSNEKPYKCLDCGKAFERKTLLNVHKRSCTSLMKC